From Cellulosimicrobium sp. ES-005, one genomic window encodes:
- a CDS encoding GNAT family N-acetyltransferase, whose protein sequence is MTTSPRPAVRPTAGLVFRTAVAADLPRVVELIADDAIARDRTGDVGPEHEAAFAAIDADPNNALVVVERDGEVVGTMQLTVVPGISRHGASRLLVEAVRVDRRLRGQGVGRAMMAWAHAWGRERGCALAQLTSDKQRDDAHRFYRSLGYEQSHEGFKLPL, encoded by the coding sequence GTGACCACCTCGCCCCGGCCCGCCGTCCGCCCGACGGCGGGGCTCGTGTTCCGCACGGCCGTCGCCGCCGACCTGCCTCGCGTGGTCGAGCTCATCGCCGACGACGCGATCGCACGCGACCGCACCGGCGACGTCGGCCCGGAGCACGAGGCGGCGTTCGCCGCGATCGACGCGGACCCGAACAACGCCCTGGTCGTCGTGGAGCGCGACGGCGAGGTCGTGGGCACCATGCAGCTCACCGTGGTCCCGGGCATCTCCCGCCACGGAGCCTCCCGGCTGCTGGTCGAGGCGGTGCGCGTGGACCGCCGGCTGCGGGGCCAGGGCGTCGGGCGGGCCATGATGGCGTGGGCACACGCGTGGGGGCGGGAGCGCGGCTGCGCCCTCGCGCAGCTCACGTCCGACAAGCAGCGCGACGACGCCCACCGCTTCTACCGGTCGCTCGGCTACGAGCAGTCCCACGAGGGGTTCAAGCTGCCGCTCTGA